In one window of Henckelia pumila isolate YLH828 chromosome 1, ASM3356847v2, whole genome shotgun sequence DNA:
- the LOC140878991 gene encoding uncharacterized protein — MKCRHKRNSYSMKYDLLNSMIRFRKNIDKPVSSTTHNALMEVKDLMLKEISLLNSISLQFQDAVSSVDGRGKLIHSLEGILRGTQQKPEKVELTVQSEEKICDSIKEKCTTTISELNSPETSSGRTCKKRETSGSD, encoded by the exons ATGAAGTGCCGTCACAAGCGGAACTCATACA GTATGAAATACGATCTTCTGAACTCAATGATCAGATTCAG AAAAAACATCGACAAACCCGTAAGCTCTACGACACATAATGCCTTGATGGAGGTTAAGGATTTAATGCTAAAGGAAATATCCTTGTTGAACTCCATTAGTTTGCAG TTTCAAGATGCTGTTAGCAGTGTTGATGGGCGTGGTAAACTCATCCATTCCCTAGAGGGAATTTTGAGAGGAACCCAACAG AAACCGGAAAAAGTGGAATTGACAGTGCAATCTGAGGAAAAAATATGCGACTCTATCAAAGAAAAGTGCACAACAACAATTTCAGAACTCAACTCTCCTGAAACTTCTTCAG GAAGAACGTGCAAGAAACGAGAGACTTCGGGCTCAGATTAA
- the LOC140878986 gene encoding protein TIFY 8, whose product MAHAQSNSKNTEANGNISAGGDSEVKSATFHDFLGNKGKRHESAPATGGGSRPPPDFSASATSEQASEKHVNNHLEGIPFYGSRGELMGPETSYRFSGNKRSNSESFMVSSRDKLPQGQPDSQDNPVLTKLMRYSGGEQPRQPHDEETFGAHQLRAIPSPFISQSSHGGRTDANNPKWDRAITGNLGPGSQYPPRSGQVSPFGYQALSSKIRDTNVGTSVVSQTAADEGSRTGIKGSGILSSINTVGGISGRQPSGVLIRRGEQKSGICVSEPESSISPSQRGTESSGRQMTIFYGGQAHVFDNIHPNKADVIMALAGSNGGSWSTAYTSNLAARPATGENQIPGGSENDVAISILRELQGRSSDKEDAYRGFSSGNYQAGIRTKEKTASFKETKIGAGEKPG is encoded by the exons ATGGCTCATGCTCAGAGCAATAGTAAGAATACCGAAGCAAATGGTAATATTAGTGCTGGCGGTGATAGTGAAGTGAAATCAGCTACTTTTCATGACTTTCTTGGTAACAAGGGCAAACGGCATGAGTCTGCTCCGGCGACCGGTGGGGGAAGCCGGCCGCCTCCGGATTTCTCCGCGTCGGCTACTTCCGAACAGGCCTCTG AAAAACATGTAAATAATCATTTGGAGGGGATACCTTTCTATGGATCAAGAGGTGAACTTATGGGGCCTGAAACCAGCTACAGATTCAGTGGAAACAAGCGAAGTAACTCTGAATCCTTTATGGTGTCGTCGAGAGATAAGCTGCCTCAAGGACAACCAGATTCACAAGATAATCCAGTTTTGACAAAG CTCATGAGATATTCTGGGGGAGAACAACCTAGACAGCCACATGATGAGGAAACCTTTGGTGCACATCAATTGAGGGCCATTCCATCTCCATTTATATCACAGTCGTCCCATGGTGGTAGAACTGATGCGAACAATCCCAAGTGGGATAGAGCTATAACAGGGAATCTTGGTCCAGGGTCGCAATATCCTCCACGTTCTGGTCAGGTTTCACCATTTGGATACCAGGCACTCTCTAGTAAGATTAGAGACACAAATGTGGGTACTTCTGTTGTGTCACAGACAGCAGCAGATGAAGGATCTAGAACAGGAATAAAAGGTTCAGGAATTTTGAGCTCAATTAATACAGTCGGAGGTATCTCAGGGAGACAGCCTTCGGGTGTGCTCATACGCAGGGGTGAACAGAAGTCTGGAATTTGTGTATCTGAACCAGAGTCTTCTATTTCTCCCAG CCAACGTGGGACTGAGTCTTCCGGTCGTCAGATGACTATATTTTATGGTGGTCAAGCGCACGTTTTTGACAATATTCATCCAAACAAG GCAGATGTTATAATGGCTTTGGCCGGATCAAATGGAGGATCTTGGTCTACAGCCTATACTTCTAATTTGGCAGCCAGACCCGCCACCGGAGAAAACCAAATTCCTGGTGGCAGTGAGAACGATGTGGCAATTTCCATACTGAGGGAGTTGCAAGGGAGATCATCTGACAAAGAGGATGCCTACCGAGGTTTTAGCTCAG GAAATTATCAAGCGGGCATTAGAACCAAGGAAAAAACTGCCTCATTCAAAGAAACTAAAATTGGTGCTGGCGAGAAACCCGGGTAG
- the LOC140874961 gene encoding uncharacterized protein, whose amino-acid sequence MSRLPTSYGRRSILARANAILRTPTPDSDQLTFSIPIRPLPPPSHPPPAQQAHQNPNSNISGALARVSSILSSPAIKPGPALEEALIASQINPDSNLLLEIFDHFDSSPKPLFTLFQWAKKQPGYQFSMPVFNAMINSLGKGREFDSAWRLILDQIQGDASERPDFDTFAIMIRRHARSGNPFGAIRAFKYASALDISCELNSEKNLLEILLDSLCKEGQVKVASQYLDKYKVENPSWSPSIRVYNMLLNGWFRLRRLKHAERLWEHMKKENVKPTVVSYGTLVEGLCRMRRPDMALNLIDEMKMEGVEPNAIVYNPVIDALGEEGRFKEALGMLERFSILESGPTISTYNSLVKGFCKAGDLVASCRIVHMMLDKKCVPSSTTYNYFFRYFSKFGKLKDGLTLYNKMIALGYGPDRLTYQLLVKMLCKEQDLDLTMQIITDMRSKGCDLDLSSSTMLIHLLYKMRCFDDAVAEFEDMIRRGVIPQYLTYQRMRHELKKRGMPDKAQKLDDLMSSVPHSTKLPDTRSRQKVSSRERGTCILQKAEAVAEILKTSKDPRKLG is encoded by the exons ATGAGCCGTCTCCCCACCTCCTACGGCCGGCGCTCGATTCTCGCCAGAGCCAATGCCATCCTCCGTACGCCCACCCCCGACTCCGACCAGCTCACCTTCTCAATCCCCATCCGCCCTCTTCCTCCTCCCTCACACCCTCCACCGGCGCAACAAGCTCACCAAAACCCCAACTCCAACATCTCAGGTGCCCTCGCCCGCGTCTCCAGTATACTCTCAAGTCCAGCTATCAAGCCTGGTCCCGCCTTGGAAGAGGCCCTAATCGCATCCCAGATCAATCCGGACTCGAATCTTTTACTCGAAATTTTCGACCATTTTGATTCCTCTCCGAAGCCCCTCTTCACCCTCTTCCAATGGGCCAAAAAGCAGCCCGGTTATCAGTTCTCTATGCCGGTTTTCAATGCCATGATTAATTCCCTTGGTAAGGGACGAGAATTCGATTCAGCTTGGCGCTTGATTCTTGACCAGATACAAGGGGATGCGAGCGAAAGACCGGATTTTGACACCTTTGCTATCATGATAAGGAGACATGCGCGCTCAG GTAATCCCTTCGGTGCAATTCGAGCTTTTAAATATGCATCAGCTTTGGATATCTCCTGTGAGTTGAACTCTGAAAAGAATTTGTTGGAGATTCTACTAGATTCTTTGTGCAAAGAGGGACAGGTTAAAGTGGCCTCACAGTATCTTGATAAGTACAAGGTAGAAAATCCAAGCTGGTCACCATCCATTAGAGTATATAATATGTTACTAAATGGCTGGTTTCGATTACGAAGGCTTAAACATGCTGAGCGACTTTGGGAGCATATGAAAAAAGAGAATGTCAAACCAACTGTAGTAAGTTATGGGACATTGGTTGAAGGATTATGCAGAATGCGTCGTCCTGACATGGCATTGAATTtaattgatgaaatgaaaatggAAGGTGTTGAACCAAATGCGATTGTATACAATCCGGTAATTGATGCTTTAGGAGAAGAAGGCAGGTTTAAAGAGGCACTGGGTATGCTAGAAAGGTTTTCAATTTTGGAATCAGGTCCCACAATTTCAACCTATAATTCGCTGGTGAAGGGTTTCTGTAAGGCTGGGGATCTGGTAGCCTCATGCAGGATAGTTCATATGATGTTAGATAAGAAATGCGTGCCATCTTCGACTACTTATAACTACTTTTTCAGGTACTTCTCAAAATTCGGTAAACTAAAAGACGGCTTAACTCTTTATAACAAAATGATTGCTCTTGGATATGGGCCAGATCGCCTCACGTATCAGCTACTGGTGAAAATGCTGTGTAAGGAGCAGGATCTGGACCTAACAATGCAGATTATTACAGATATGAGATCCAAGGGTTGTGACTTGGACTTGTCTTCTAGTACTATGTTGATCCACTTACTCTACAAAATGCGTTGTTTTGATGATGCTGTTGCCGAGTTTGAGGACATGATTCGCCGAGGCGTCATTCCTCAATATCTCACATATCAAAGAATGAGACATGAACTAAAGAAACGGGGAATGCCTGATAAGGCACAGAAACTAGATGATTTGATGTCGTCAGTACCTCACTCAACAAAGTTACCTGATACACGTAGCAGACAAAAGGTTTCTTCTCGTGAAAGAGGAACATGCATATTACAGAAGGCCGAGGCAGTGGCTGAAATCCTGAAGACGAGCAAAGATCCTAGAAAGCTTGGGTAG